In Bufo bufo chromosome 1 unlocalized genomic scaffold, aBufBuf1.1 SUPER_1_unloc_1, whole genome shotgun sequence, one genomic interval encodes:
- the LOC120982689 gene encoding histone H2B 1.1: MPEPAKSAPAPKKGSKKAVTKVQKKDGKKRRKSRKESYAIYVYKVLKQVHPDTGISSKAMGIMNSFVNDIFERIAGEASRLAHYNKRSTITSREIQTAVRLLLPGELAKHAVSEGTKAVTKYTSAK, from the coding sequence ATGCCCGAGCCAGCCAAGTCCGCCCCAGCGCCCAAGAAGGGCTCCAAGAAAGCCGTCACCAAGGTCCAGAAGAAGGACGGCAAGAAGCGGAGGAAGAGCAGGAAGGAGAGCTATGCCATCTACGTCTACAAGGTGCTGAAGCAGGTCCACCCCGACACCGGCATCTCCTCCAAGGCCATGGGCATCATGAACTCCTTCGTCAACGACATCTTCGAGCGCATCGCAGGGGAAGCCTCCCGCCTGGCTCACTACAACAAGCGCTCCACCATCACCTCCCGGGAGATCCAGACCGCCGTGCGCCTGCTGCTGCCCGGAGAGCTGGCCAAGCACGCCGTCTCCGAGGGCACCAAGGCCGTCACCAAGTACACCAGCGccaagtga
- the LOC120982676 gene encoding histone H2A type 1-like: protein MSGRGKQGGKVRAKAKTRSSRAGLQFPVGRVHRLLRKGNYAQRVGAGAPVYLAAVLEYLTAEILELAGNAARDNKKTRIIPRHLQLAVRNDEELNKLLGGVTIAQGGVLPNIQAVLLPKKTESTKSAKSK from the coding sequence ATGTCTGGACGCGGCAAACAAGGAGGCAAAGTCCGGGCTAAGGCCAAGACCCGCTCCTCCCGGGCAGGGCTCCAGTTCCCGGTCGGCCGAGTGCACAGGCTCCTCCGCAAGGGCAACTACGCCCAGAGGGTGGGCGCCGGCGCTCCCGTCTACTTGGCCGCTGTGCTCGAGTATCTCACCGCCGAGATCCTGGAGCTGGCCGGCAATGCCGCCCGCGACAACAAGAAGACCCGCATCATCCCCCGCCACCTGCAGCTGGCCGTGCGCAACGACGAGGAGCTCAACAAGCTGCTGGGCGGCGTCACCATCGCCCAGGGAGGCGTCCTGCCCAACATCCAGGCCGTGCTGCTGCCCAAGAAGACCGAGAGCACCAAGTCGGCCAAGAGCAAGTGA
- the LOC120982660 gene encoding histone H3 — MARTKQTARKSTGGKAPRKQLATKAARKSAPATGGVKKPHRYRPGTVALREIRRYQKSTELLIRKLPFQRLVREIAQDFKTDLRFQSSAVMALQEASEAYLVGLFEDTNLCAIHAKRVTIMPKDIQLARRIRGERA; from the coding sequence ATGGCCAGAACCAAGCAGACAGCCCGTAAGTCCACCGGCGGGAAAGCTCCCCGCAAGCAGCTGGCCACTAAGGCCGCCAGGAAGAGCGCCCCCGCCACTGGCGGAGTCAAGAAGCCTCACCGCTACCGGCCCGGGACCGTCGCTCTCCGGGAGATCCGGCGCTACCAGAAGTCCACCGAGCTGCTCATCCGGAAGCTGCCCTTCCAGCGCCTGGTGAGAGAGATCGCCCAGGACTTCAAGACCGACCTTCGCTTCCAGAGCTCGGCCGTCATGGCCCTGCAGGAGGCCAGCGAGGCTTACCTGGTCGGGCTCTTCGAGGACACCAACCTCTGCGCCATCCACGCCAAGCGGGTCACCATCATGCCCAAGGATATCCAGCTGGCCCGCAGGATCCGAGGGGAGAGGGCTTAG
- the LOC120982655 gene encoding histone H1B-like codes for MAETAPAAAAPPPAEAAAKSKKQPRKSAAAAGGAKKSKKPSGPSVSELLVTAVSASKERSGVSLAALKKALAAGGCDVEKNNSRIKVAIRALVTKGTLTQVKGSGASGSFKLNKKQQDTKDKAAAKKKKQPAAKKPAATAAKKPAKSPKKPKKAPAKSPKKTKKPAAAKKAAKSPKKPKAAPKKLAKSPAKKAAKPKAAKSPAKKAAKAKKSAAKK; via the coding sequence ATGGCAGAGACCGCGCCAGCAGCCGCCGCTCCTCCTCCCGCCGAAGCAGCCGCCAAGTCCAAGAAGCAGCCGAGGAAATCCGCCGCGGCAGCAGGGGGCGCCAAGAAAAGCAAGAAGCCGTCCGGTCCCAGCGTGTCCGAGCTCCTGGTCACAGCCGTGTCCGCCTCCAAGGAGCGCAGCGGGGTGTCTCTGGCCGCCCTGAAGAAGGCTCTGGCTGCCGGAGGATGCGATGTAGAGAAGAACAATAGCCGCATCAAGGTGGCCATCAGGGCTCTGGTCACCAAGGGGACCCTCACCCAGGTGAAGGGCAGCGGCGCCTCCGGCTCCTTCAAGCTCAACAAGAAGCAGCAGGATACCAAGGACAAGGCGGCGGCCAAGAAGAAGAAGCAGCCGGCGGCCAAGAAGCCTGCAGCTACTGCGGCCAAGAAACCCGCTAAATCCCCGAAGAAGCCCAAGAAGGCTCCGGCCAAGAGCCCGAAAAAGACTAAGAAACCAGCCGCGGCCAAGAAAGCAGCCAAGAGCCCCAAGAAGCCGAAGGCTGCCCCCAAGAAGCTGGCCAAGAGTCCGGCTAAGAAGGCGGCGAAACCCAAGGCTGCCAAGAGTCCGGCTAAGAAGGCGGCGAAAGCCAAGAAGAGCGCGGCCAAGAAGTAA